A single Tissierella sp. DNA region contains:
- a CDS encoding nicotinate phosphoribosyltransferase: MISLDWKDRKNLTMLADFYEFTMANGYLENGMDDQIAYFDMFFRTIPDDGGFAIMAGVEQLIEYLRNLKFNDEDIAYFESRKIFGEKFLNYLRDFKFKCDVWAIPEGTPIFPQEPIVTVRGPVVQAQLVETMILLTINHQSLIATKANRIVRAADGRTVMEFGSRRAQGYEGAILGARAAYIGGCIGTANTIVDRDFDIPALGTMAHSWIQMFPTELDSFRAYARLYPDNCTLLVDTYNTLREGIPNAIKTFNEEIVPRGFRPKGIRIDSGDIAYLSKEARKMLDDAGFQDCIIVASNSLDEYVIRDLLTQGARVDSFGVGERLITAKSQPVFGGVYKLTTIEENGELIPKIKVSENVGKITTPGFKQVYRLFDKKSNKAIADVITLHDEIIDESKPYEIFHPIYTWKRKTLTNFYAKKLLVKIFEEGICIYENPNIHEIQQYCKDQLNLMWDEVKRFERPHRYFVDLSPKLWEIKNDLLKKYQ; this comes from the coding sequence ATGATTAGCTTGGATTGGAAAGATAGAAAAAATCTTACTATGTTAGCTGACTTCTATGAATTCACTATGGCCAATGGCTACTTAGAAAATGGCATGGATGATCAGATTGCGTATTTTGATATGTTTTTTAGGACAATACCTGATGATGGCGGTTTTGCTATTATGGCTGGTGTTGAACAACTCATTGAATATTTAAGAAATCTTAAATTTAACGATGAAGATATAGCATATTTTGAATCTAGAAAGATTTTTGGCGAGAAATTTTTAAATTATCTAAGAGATTTTAAATTCAAATGTGATGTCTGGGCTATTCCAGAGGGAACTCCAATTTTTCCTCAAGAACCTATAGTAACAGTTAGAGGCCCTGTGGTACAAGCACAGCTTGTGGAGACTATGATTCTACTAACAATAAATCATCAAAGTTTAATAGCTACAAAGGCCAATAGAATAGTCAGAGCTGCTGATGGTAGAACAGTTATGGAATTCGGCTCTAGACGAGCTCAGGGATATGAAGGTGCCATACTTGGAGCTAGAGCTGCATATATTGGGGGATGTATAGGTACTGCAAACACCATAGTAGATAGAGATTTTGATATTCCAGCCTTAGGCACTATGGCTCATAGTTGGATTCAAATGTTTCCTACCGAGCTAGATTCTTTTAGGGCATATGCTAGATTATACCCTGATAACTGCACTCTTTTAGTAGACACATATAATACTTTACGGGAAGGTATCCCAAATGCAATAAAGACATTTAATGAAGAAATAGTTCCCCGTGGTTTTAGACCAAAGGGCATTAGAATCGATAGTGGAGATATTGCCTATTTATCTAAAGAAGCAAGAAAAATGTTAGATGATGCTGGATTCCAAGATTGTATTATTGTAGCATCTAATTCTTTAGATGAATATGTTATAAGGGATTTATTGACCCAAGGAGCAAGAGTTGATTCCTTTGGTGTTGGAGAAAGGCTAATAACTGCAAAATCACAGCCTGTTTTTGGTGGAGTATATAAATTAACTACAATAGAAGAAAATGGAGAACTAATCCCTAAAATAAAGGTTAGTGAAAATGTGGGGAAAATTACTACACCTGGATTTAAACAAGTATATAGATTGTTTGACAAAAAATCAAATAAGGCCATTGCTGATGTTATTACTCTCCATGATGAAATCATCGATGAATCAAAACCATATGAGATATTCCATCCTATTTATACATGGAAGAGAAAGACCTTGACTAATTTCTACGCTAAGAAGCTTTTAGTTAAGATATTTGAAGAAGGAATTTGTATTTATGAAAATCCTAATATACATGAAATACAACAATATTGCAAGGATCAATTAAATTTAATGTGGGATGAGGTTAAAAGATTTGAAAGACCTCACAGATATTTCGTAGATTTATCTCCAAAACTATGGGAAATTAAAAATGATTTATTAAAAAAATACCAATAG
- a CDS encoding DUF4129 domain-containing protein, with translation MLDLILLELISLISFIYSLVLMYVAFVPINEMILIFLWTLFVSTTFALSYKKSIFFEGIILLLFLPLKFYNSNAAIFLIVFTAFMLYLYIKKSLLSVNYDQYLYKLKISYTVLVLTIAMRSLLLDFSGSIGYALFFIIMYLLSSILLNRLMRHLDANMDIKKIRKTNFVYLGFMSVGFVISTFEKLRGNIVDVIDKIITAIYYPIYLLLRNFDLSSESNKKTALDYAQEETTKTISEISPEEIENMMNSGIFKLFKVFSKIMLVVLILLLAYIIYKLFTRNGDSTIDYTEERENIKDLKKKKRRIRREKYPSERKEQIRYYYRRYLEKLKKINIELLKSDTSLEVNEKAGEVLEGDIDELREIYIESRYGDKEVDSPTVEKMEKLYKKL, from the coding sequence ATGTTAGATTTAATTTTACTTGAATTAATTTCCTTAATATCATTTATATATTCCTTAGTACTTATGTATGTGGCCTTTGTTCCTATAAATGAAATGATATTAATATTTCTTTGGACTCTTTTTGTATCCACAACCTTTGCGCTGAGCTACAAGAAATCAATATTCTTTGAGGGGATTATTCTATTATTATTTCTTCCTCTAAAGTTTTATAATAGCAATGCAGCCATATTCCTCATAGTTTTCACGGCCTTTATGCTATATTTATATATCAAGAAATCTTTGCTTAGTGTGAATTATGATCAATACCTATATAAATTAAAGATAAGTTATACAGTCCTTGTACTAACAATAGCCATGAGATCTTTGTTACTTGATTTTTCAGGTTCAATAGGATATGCATTATTTTTTATTATAATGTATCTATTATCCTCAATACTATTAAATAGGTTAATGAGACATTTAGATGCAAATATGGATATTAAGAAGATAAGGAAAACTAATTTTGTATATTTGGGATTTATGTCAGTAGGCTTTGTCATATCGACTTTTGAAAAGCTAAGGGGCAATATAGTAGATGTAATAGATAAGATAATTACTGCAATATATTATCCTATTTATCTATTACTTCGTAACTTTGATTTGTCCTCAGAGTCAAATAAAAAAACAGCCCTAGACTATGCTCAGGAAGAAACAACAAAAACAATTAGTGAGATTTCTCCTGAGGAAATTGAAAATATGATGAATAGTGGAATTTTTAAATTATTTAAAGTATTTTCAAAAATAATGCTTGTAGTCTTGATTTTACTTCTAGCCTATATAATCTATAAATTATTTACTAGAAATGGTGATAGTACTATAGATTATACTGAAGAAAGAGAGAATATAAAGGATCTTAAGAAAAAGAAAAGAAGAATTAGAAGAGAGAAATATCCAAGTGAAAGAAAAGAACAAATACGATATTATTATAGAAGGTACTTAGAAAAACTAAAAAAGATAAATATAGAACTTTTAAAATCAGATACATCCTTAGAAGTAAATGAAAAGGCAGGAGAAGTACTTGAAGGGGATATAGATGAACTAAGAGAAATATATATTGAGAGTCGCTATGGAGATAAAGAAGTAGATTCGCCAACAGTAGAAAAAATGGAAAAACTATACAAAAAATTATAA